A genomic stretch from Desulfotignum balticum DSM 7044 includes:
- a CDS encoding anaerobic nitric oxide reductase flavorubredoxin, with translation MHFKIKDNIFMVGKIDWELQHFHGEEYSTHRGSTYNAYLVKDKKTVLIDTVWSPFSKEFVENLKNEISLDQIDYIIANHAESDHSGALPELMQHIPDTPIYCTANGVKSLKGLYHQDWNFQVVKTGDKLNIGSKDLIFIEAPMLHWPDTMFCYLTGDNILFSNDGFGQHLATELMYNDLVDQGELFQEAIKYYANILTPFSAQVTRKIKEVLALNVPVDMICPSHGVIWRQDPTQIVNKYMEWADAYAENQITLIYDTMWESTRKMAENIAKGILAADSSVTVKLFNVAKSDKNDVITEIFKSKAVLAGSPTVNKGILSALAGLFEEIIGLRFKGKKAAAFGSYGWSGESVKVISDKLEQGGFELLNEGLRVQWNPDTQAKENCFDFGKTLGEALKS, from the coding sequence ATGCATTTCAAAATCAAAGACAATATTTTCATGGTGGGAAAAATCGACTGGGAATTGCAGCATTTCCACGGGGAAGAATATTCCACCCACCGGGGGTCCACCTATAACGCGTATCTGGTGAAAGATAAGAAAACTGTGCTCATCGACACGGTGTGGTCCCCGTTTTCCAAAGAATTTGTGGAAAACCTCAAAAATGAAATCTCTCTGGATCAGATCGATTACATCATTGCCAATCATGCGGAATCCGATCATTCCGGGGCCCTGCCCGAACTGATGCAGCACATTCCCGACACCCCCATCTACTGCACGGCCAACGGGGTAAAATCCCTCAAAGGTCTGTATCACCAGGACTGGAATTTCCAGGTGGTCAAAACCGGGGACAAGCTCAATATCGGTTCAAAAGACCTGATTTTTATCGAGGCCCCCATGCTTCACTGGCCGGACACCATGTTCTGCTATCTTACCGGCGACAATATCCTGTTCAGCAATGACGGCTTCGGCCAGCACCTGGCCACGGAACTGATGTACAACGATCTGGTGGACCAGGGCGAACTGTTTCAGGAGGCCATCAAATACTATGCCAATATCCTGACCCCTTTCAGTGCCCAGGTAACCAGAAAAATCAAGGAAGTCCTGGCCTTGAACGTGCCCGTGGACATGATCTGCCCCAGTCACGGCGTGATCTGGCGGCAGGATCCCACACAGATCGTGAACAAATATATGGAATGGGCCGATGCGTATGCAGAAAACCAGATCACCCTGATCTACGACACCATGTGGGAAAGCACCCGGAAAATGGCGGAAAACATTGCCAAGGGCATTCTTGCAGCAGACAGTTCCGTCACAGTGAAACTGTTCAATGTGGCCAAGTCCGACAAAAACGATGTCATCACCGAAATTTTCAAGTCCAAAGCGGTTCTGGCCGGATCCCCCACCGTGAACAAGGGGATTCTGTCCGCACTGGCCGGGCTGTTCGAAGAGATCATCGGGCTGCGGTTCAAGGGCAAAAAAGCGGCTGCATTCGGGTCCTACGGCTGGAGCGGGGAATCCGTGAAAGTGATCTCCGACAAACTGGAACAGGGCGGATTTGAGCTGTTGAACGAGGGGTTGCGTGTCCAGTGGAACCCGGACACCCAG